In Alcaligenes faecalis, the sequence GGTGATCGAAGGTGAGGAACACGTACGTTCCTATGCGTCCTCGGAATGGGCGGAGCGCAGTTTTTGTGGTGTATGCGGTACGCACTTGTTCTACAAGCTCAAGGCAGGTGGCTTCCATGCCATTTCTGCTGGCTTGTTCAAAGACAGCGGGAGCTGGCCGTTCGAGCTGCAGGTCTTTATTGATGACAAGCCTGATAACTATACGTTCGCTAACAAAACGCGAGAGATGACAGGCGAAGAGGTAGTTAAGCTGTTTTCCTGATCCTGGTTCACGTACAAGGAGAGCCCTATGATGAAAAGAATTCTTTTCCTGTCGCTGTCTGCGTTATTAGCCGCTTGCGCCTCTTCCAACGCTGACTTGGCGACTCAGGAAGATGTAGACCTGAACAAATACATGGGCACCTGGTACGAGCAGGCGCGCTTGCCCAATAGCTTCCAGCGTGAATGTGCCGGGGATGTGCAAGCCAATTACGTGATGGAAGCGGACAAGACGATCACCGTCACCAATCGCTGTCAGGGTACGGACGGGGAAGTGAAGGAAGCCATCGGCCAGGGTCGCTTGTCCAGTAGTGTGGGGCCTGCTGATCCGGCGATATTGGAAGTGCGTTTTGCTCCGAAGTGGTTGTCCTGGTTCCCCATGGTGTGGGGCGATTACTGGATCATGAAGCTGGAAGGGGACTACCAGTATTCTTTGGTCGGTACCCCGGACCGGAAGTACCTCTGGGTCCTGTCCCGGGAAAAGCAGGCTGATCCACAAGTCGTCAGCGACTTGCTGGATTACGCTGCGGCACAAGGCTTTTCTGTTCAAAAAGTGGTATCGACCAAGCAGTAGCACGCATTCGGTAATCGCTTGATCAGCACCTGCACAAATCAGAACATCCCCTTAGCGTTTTTAGTAATAAGCATGGGGAAATTAGATCGTTTTGAATAGGTTGCGGCTGTGGTCGAATGGCACGACGGTATGTATCGGACGTGCCATTTTTTATCGGAATGTTTTTATCATGAAGTCGTTTTTAAGCATTGCCGCGACCCTTACCCTGGCGTTGGTGGCTGGAGTGGCCCAGGCTGATCGTCTGGATGACATCAAGAAAACGGGTGTCTTGAAAGTAGCGTCTTTCGACAGCAATCCACCGTTTGGTTTTGTGGATCAGAAGTCCCGCCAGATTACTGGTCTGGATGTGGATTTTGCTCAGGCTCTGGCTGACAAGCTGGGCGTGAAGCTGGAAGTCTTGCCAACCAACCCGGCCAATCGTGTGCCGCTGTTGACGTCCAATAAAGTGGACCTGGTTCTGGCCAACTTCACCATCACGGAAGAGCGCGCCAAGCAGGTTGATTTCAGCATTCCGTACTTTGCATCGGGCCAGCAGTTCCTGGCTAAAAAAGGCGTCTTGTCCTCGCCCGAGCAGTTGAGCTCGCTGCGTATTGGCGTGGATAAAGGTACGGTCAATGAGATCGTCCTGCGTGAGAAATACCCCCAGGCCAAGCTGGTGGCCTATGACGATACGCCCTTCGCCTTTACCGCTTTGCGTAACGGCAATGTGCAGGCCATCACTCAGGATGGCCCCAAGCTGATCGGTCTGCTGGCCAATGTGCCGGACAAGGAAAACTATGAAATCCCGGCCTTCAGCATTTCCGAGGACTTGATCGGTATTGGTATCCCCAAAGGCGAGAAAGCACTGAAGTCCTTTGTGGATGAAACCTTGCTGGAGCTTGAAGCCCAGGGCAAGGCACAAGCCATTTACGACGTGTGGTTTGGCCCTCAGTCCAAGACACCGCTGGAGCGCTTGTACCGCATCGGTCAGCAACAGTAAGTCATCACTTGCTTGCAGGCCAGCCTTGAATGTTCAGGCTGGCCTTTTCCTGTTTGTGTTTTTAACAGCGGGATCGCTTGATCCTGCTTTTTGGTGTTTGCTATGCCGTCTTCTGATTTCTGGCTGGCACCCCACTATGTGGGCTGGTTGCTGCAAGGGTTCTGGGTCACGATCCAGCTCTCTTTAGTCGTCTCCTTCGCTGCAACTGTTTTGGGTTTTCTGGTATGTATTGCCAGGTTGTCGCCCTTTGCCTGGTTGGCTTGGCCGGTGCGTGCTTACCTGAGTCTGTTCCGTAATACGCCCCTATTGGTGCAATTGTTCTTCTGGTATTTCGGGGCCTCGGCCTTGATGCCGCCGGAGCTGGTTCAATGGTTGAATACCCAGCATGTCTTGCAATTGGTCTTGTTCGATGTGCATTGGCCCAGTTTCGAGATGTTGGCCGCTTTTGTGGGTTTGACGATCTACACCACGGCGTTTGTGGCTGAAGAGTTCCGCTCCGGCGTGCGGGCAGTGCGCACAGGTCAATGGGCCGCCGCTGCTTCCTTGGGCATGTCTTCCATGGAGGTCTGGCGCTATGTGGTGATGCCGCAGGCTTTGCGCAATACTTTCCCCTCGCTGATCGGGCAGTACATGAATGTCATCAAGAACACCTCGCTGACCATGGCTATTGGCTTGGCAGAGCTGTCTTATGCCTCGCGTCAGGTGGAAACTGAAACCTTCAAGACCTTCCAGTCCTTCGGGATTGCAACGCTGTTGTATGTCTTGCTGGTCATGCTGGTCGAGGTAGGTGGGCAGTGGTTGCAGCGTCATCGTCTGCAAGTGCGAGGCGGGCTGCAATGAACTTCGACGTAATTCATGACAACCTGCTGTACTTCCTGGTGGGGGCGTATCCGCACGGCCCTTTAGGTGGAGCGGCGCTGACGCTTTTGTTAAGCGTGCTATCGGCTAGCTTGTCGGCCGTTCTGGGGCTGGTTTTTGGGGTGGCTCTGGTTTTGACACGCGGCGTGGCGCATACCGCATTGCTGCTGTTTCTGGGCTTTTTCCGTGCTATCCCCGTGATCATGCTGATTTTCTGGGTGTATTTTCTGCTGCCCATTCTGTTCAAGGTGGATGTGCCGGGCTTGTTTACCGTGGTCTGCGCCTTGTCCTTGATTGGTGGCGCGTATCTGGCGCACTCGGTGTTTGCGGGTATCAGCAGCTTGCCGGCGGGGCAATGGCAAGCGGGCAAGGCCCTGGGCCTGAAAACCGCTCAAATCATGAAGTCCATCATCCTGCCGCAAGCTTTGCCGGTGATGCTGCCTTCTTTTATTAATCAGTGGGTTGCCTTGATCAAGGACACCTCGCTGGCCTATGTCATTGGCGTGGCGGAATTGTCTTTTGTTGCGACTCAGGTCAGCAACCGGGTCATGGTGCACCCCACTGAAATCTTCTTGTTTGTCGGGCTGATGTACTACGTGATTTGCGCAACGCTGGAGCTGATCGCGAACCGGGTGGCCCGACGTTATGACAAACATCTGCGACTGGATGGCAAATGATCCGTATCGATAGTGTTTCCAAGTGGTATGGCACGTTTCAGGTGCTCAAGGACTGCACGGCCCAGGTGGACCGTCAGGAAGTGGTGGTGGTGTGCGGGCCTTCGGGCTCCGGAAAGTCCACCTTGTTGAAAACCGTTAATGGTCTGGAGCCATTCCAGAAAGGCACGATTGTTGTAGATGGTATTTCTGTCGGTGATCCGGCAACGAATCTGCCCGACTTGCGTAGCCGGGTCGGAATGGTTTTTCAGAACTTCGAGCTGTTTCCGCATTTGAATGTCCTGGCCAATCTGACTTTGGCGCAGCGTAAAGTGCTGGGCAGGGATCGTGACGAAGCGAATGAGCGCGCCTTGCTGTACCTGGATAGGGTGGGTCTGAAGGCGCTGGCGGATCGTTATCCGGCCAGTTTGTCGGGCGGGCAGCAACAGCGTGTCGCCATTGCACGAGCCTTGTGTATGGATCCGGTCTGCATGCTGTTTGACGAGCCCACTTCGGCCTTGGATCCTGAAATGGTCAACGAGGTGCTGGACGTGATGGTCAGCTTGGCGGAAGAGGGCATGACCATGATGTGTGTCACCCATGAGATGGGCTTTGCTCGCAAGGTGGCGGATCGGATGGTTTTCATGGACCAAGGCCAGATTCTGGAGGACGTGCCCACCGATGTATTCTTTGGTGATCTGGAAGGCCGGCCACAGCGCGTGCAAACCTTTTTGTCCAAGGAACTGCGTCTGTAGCTTGTGTCGTTGCACAGCAATTGATTTGATGATTGCCAAGCCAAGCCAAGCCAAGCCAAGCCAAGCCAAGCCAAGCTGTGCGTAGCAGACGCTGGAGTCCACATCCATAAAAAAAGCCCGCCTGTTGAAAAATGGGCGGGCTTTTTTATGAGCGAGCAAACCAGGCTTGATGAAACAGGGCCAATGACATGCTGGCCCGGCCTGGAGAGTGTCGCTATGTGCTCAGGATGACTGAGCGGGTGTGTCGAACGATTGCAGCAGAGATTCTGATGCCAGTACGGCACGGCGTGCCTGTTCGTGCTGATCATGCAGGGCCAGGTAGCGTGCTTCGGCCTCATCGCCTCGCGCTACATCCCCTTTGTATGACTGCTCTACGTAGTTTGCGTACCAGATGGACTCGGCTACGGTCATACCTACAAACACTTCATTGTCGTCCTGATCTTGAGACAGGGCACGGATACCAGATAAATACGCCCGTTCACGGGGCTGAAATTCCAACATAAGACTCCTTAGATAAGCCTCCATTGTAGTAGGTGGGGGCAATCAGGCCAGAGCCAGGGTGAAATATCAGGACAAAGCCGCAAAAAACAGGGTGTTGAGGTGAGCAAAGGGCAGGGTATTCGATGCGGCTATTTCGGTGTTTTTGGCAGCCAGGTGGCTGTTTTATTACCGAGTTATTTTTATTTTAATATCACCAAAAAAATAGCGATCAAGATTCTCTTTTGAACTGATATTAAATTGATGACTTCAGCTTAATGACAGCTTGGTGGTCGGAGATTAAAAAAAAATGCCTGATGGTTTTATCAGGCATTTGCAGTGAGAAATAAATCCACTCTCTGGCTGAAAAAAGGCACCAGCGCTTAGGTGCCAGATATTTTCAGAAAACCTGCTGTTTTACAGGCTGTTGATGCCAACCACCTTGGTATGGCTCATGCAGTGAGCACTGATCTTGTAGGTAAACACCAGGTAGCCAATACCCAGGGTGACGATACTGATAAGTACCCACAAAAGGATGTTGCCGATGATGCTGGCCAAGTCAATGGTGCAGATCAGGCGGCCAACCCGTTGTCCTTGCTCGTTGTAGGCATAGGTTTTGCTGATAATAAAGCGCTGCATGTAGTAAGGAAATACAAAAAGCGCCAGACCCAATGTGACGATTGCCAGCAAAACCCAAATGATGACATGGCCAATAACCTCCATGAAACCAAGCTCGGACTTCAACTGATAGTTATTAAACGTAGTGCTCATGTGTATGCTTAAGTAGATGTGAAAAAATGTATTTTATACAAACTTTATGGAAATGGAAGCGGCTTTGTTTTTTTAAGCTGTTTTCATTGTTTTTTTCGAAAAATATAATTTTTTTTAGTAGTTTTTTATTTGATATTTAACTTGATATTTTTTGCAATAGAGCTAAATGTTTCTTGTTATTGAAAAAGAACGTTCGCTTTTTTGATGAAATAGGAGAGGTTGCTGTTCAAGATGTTTAGGCGCTGGCCATTGACAGCTTGCCCAGGGCGGGCGAAGACAGGATTTCGATTTTCGGGGCGTTATGCAGGGGTACCAGGCTAAGGCTGTGGAGGCTTTGGTACAGAGCTAATGCCCGACATTCAGGATATGATTACAAAAAAAATTACCAAGGAGGGAGTATGAAAACGAACTGGATGACGACGCTGCCTACAGCAGCATTGTTGCTGCTTTCCTCGCCAGCAGTAGTGGGGCAAGGTACATCGGCTCGTGAGCAGGCATTGGCTCAGTGTCAGCAGGACTATCCCTATGCGCAAGAGGTCATGCGGGTTTGGCAATTAGGCGCCTCGAAAGAGGATTTGCTTAAATGGGCAAATAATGACGAGGAGCGTGTCTTTATGGTCGAGTCTGCATTTCAGCAGCCACGGTTTACTTCCGGGCAGTCTCAATTGCAGGCGATTAGCGATTTTGGTGACTGGTACCTTAGTCAATGCAAGGTGTTGGCAAACAGCAAGTAAGCCCTTGAGGGGTTTACTTGCTGGCTATTGATTACTAAGCAGGCATTGCTACCTTCTTCAGCCTGTATGCCAAAGCAGGCCGAGTCAGTCCTAACCTCCGGGCTGCTTCTGAAATATTCCCGTTCGTTTTCTTCAGTGTTAATTGAATGATTTGCTCTTCCAAGTCATCCAGATTGAAGGGCGTTTCCAGCAGATGTTCCAGATACTGCGTCTGGTTCGCGGTGAAACAGGGCTCTTTCGCCATAAAGCCTTGCGTATTCAAACTGCTCAGATACTGCAAGGCGCTTTTCTGTTGCGGGAACAGATGGTGGGTTTCGATTTCGTGATTGTGCTCGGTCAGGATGACGCCACGCTCGATCATGTTCTCGAACTCGCGGATATTGCCCGGCCAGTCGTATTGCATCAGCAATTCCCGGCTGCGGTCGCTCACTCCCAGTACGTGCTTTTTGTACATGCTGGAGTATTTGTTCAGAAAGTATTCGGTCAGCAGTGGAATGTCTTCCTTGCGCTCTCGCAGCGGCGGAATGTGGATGGGAAAAACATTCAAGCGGTAGTACAGGTCGGCACGGAAGGTGCCTTTTTGTACGGCCTCGGCCAGATCCTCGTTGGTGGCGGCCACGACGCGCACGTCGATATGGCGGATGTTCTCGTCACCCACGCGCTCCAGCTCCTGTTCCTGCAGGACGCGGAGCAGGGCGGCCTGGGACCGTGGTGACAGCTCCACGATTTCATCCAGGAAGATGGTGCCGCACTGGGCACGCTCAAAACGACCGAGGCGAGATTTATGTGCGCCGGTATAAGCGCCTTTCTCCACGCCAAACAGCTCTGATTCAATCAGCTCCGGGGGAATGGACGCACAGTTCACCGCAATAAAAGGCTGATCTGCCCGGTCGCTGGCGGCGTGCAGACCGCGTGCGAAAGCCTCTTTCCCTACGCCGGTTTCCCCCAGCAGCAGCACGGAGACTTTGCTTTGTGCCGCTTTTTCCAGCAGATGACAGGCGGCCTGGTAGGCGGCGGACTGGCCAATGGAGTTGGGCAAGGTGAAGTTGGCGCTGGAGCGTTTGAACTCCTGTTCGCGCAACTTCACCAGCTCACATCGCAAGGCAAACAGTTCGTCCTGAACCGGATCGGGTAGCATGAAGCGGTCTATCTCGGGGTCATCATCCTCCCATTCCTCGGCAGGCTTGCCCACGATCTTGCAGTGGCTGTGGCCCATGGCGCCGCACTGGGTTTCTTTGTAGATGATGCTTTTGCCCATATAGAAGCTGGTGTAGCCACTGGCATAGCCCAGCAGGCTCCAACAGACGGGCTCGCTGGATTGGCCGTGCTCTTTCTGGTGATTGCTGACTTCGTAGGAATCAAACCAGTCAAATTCGCCGTAATACTGGCCCGCATCACGGTCAAAGGTCAGGGCGGTGGGCACCACTTTGACCATGCCGCGGATGGTGTGCATTTGCGGGCCGGCCAGAAAAGTCTCTTTCAGTGACAGGTCCGGGCGCACTTTTTGTGACACCTCGGCGTCCTTCATGCCCGCGTGGTAGCCAAAGCGCATCAGAAAGTACTTGGCGCGTTCGCTGCCCAAAGAGGCAATCAGTTCCTTGCGCAGCTGGCCAAAACCGCTGGCGTGCAGCAAGAGCATGCGCTGCTCGCCAAACCAGATTTTTCCTTCCCGTGCATCAAAGCGAATAGCGTCGATCAGGTCCTGACTTAATGGCAGTGTGAGTTCAGTAGCCCCCATGGCTGTCTCCATCTGTTGTTTCTTATTGTGGTTTTGGGTGTTTTAAAAATCAGTATGCCGCCTGTCTTTCGGGTGACTCAAGGAAAACAGAATAGTGTCCAGAGGACGGATAAAACGGGTTTTTCTAGGGCTTTACCCTAACTCAGCATTTGATGAAAACAGCGCTAAGCACTTGATCAAATGATCAATTTTCCTTTGGAGCAGCGCGCCAACAGCGCATACCGTCTGGCCTTGGTGCTTCCTATCTCTTTAATCCTAAAGGGTTAAATCCTTCAAATTTAAAGTTGGCACGCCGTTTGCTATGAACAGGCTGTGGACACTCATGCAACAGCTTGATCAGGAGGAGAACCGATGTCAGACACGAGCTTGCCCACTTTGACAAAGTACGTACGTGTACGCAGTCCGGCCAACGCCCGTTTTGTGGAATTTGATTTTGCCATTGGCCAGCCGGACCTGTTCGTGGAACTGGTCATGCCGCCGGCAGCGTTTGAGCAGTTTTGCCTGCACAACAATGTCCAGCCCATGAGCGAAGAGCAAATGCGGGTCAATGACGAGAACGAAGAAAAATGGCGTTTTGGTTATGACACTTTGGTCGGTAACAGTCGCCAGGCTGAAGCCCAGTAGGTTTTATTCAGGAGAACAAGAGGATGACATTAGAAATTAAAACGGCCAGTTTGCAGCCCGTGCGGCAAACCTTCGCCAACGTGGCCCGCCGCTTTGGTGAAAAGCCGGCTACCCGCTACCAGGAAGCAACATACGACGCCCAGGCGACTGCCAACTTCCATTACCGGCCTCTGTGGATGCCGGACAAGACCCTGAACGATCCCACACACACCGCCATTCAGATGAAGGACTGGTATGTGTTTCGTGATCCCCGCCAGTTCTACTACGGCGCTTACGTGCAAAACCGTGCCCGCATGCAGGAATCGGCTGAAACCAATTACGGCTTTTTTGAAAAGCGCGAGCTGGCCCAGTACCTGAGCGAGGACGTCAAAGCCAAGGTCACCCGCTTGCTGCTGCCTTTGCGTCACATCGAGCAAACTGCCAACCTGAATTTCATGTCCGGCTCGGCCTACGGTTATGGCACCACCATTACCCAAGCCTGTCTCTATGCCGGGATGGACTCGCTGGGTATGGCGCAATACGTCTCCCGTATTGGCCTGTTGATTGATGGCAATAGTGCCGATTCCCTGAGCCAAGCCAAAGAGGCCTGGATGCAGGATAAGGCCTGGCAAGGTCTGCGCGCCTTGTGCGAAAAAAC encodes:
- a CDS encoding GFA family protein, producing MTNDKSTIRGNCLCAAVSISFQQHKPSISACHCGICRNWSGGPFLSLESHEAPVIEGEEHVRSYASSEWAERSFCGVCGTHLFYKLKAGGFHAISAGLFKDSGSWPFELQVFIDDKPDNYTFANKTREMTGEEVVKLFS
- a CDS encoding lipocalin family protein produces the protein MMKRILFLSLSALLAACASSNADLATQEDVDLNKYMGTWYEQARLPNSFQRECAGDVQANYVMEADKTITVTNRCQGTDGEVKEAIGQGRLSSSVGPADPAILEVRFAPKWLSWFPMVWGDYWIMKLEGDYQYSLVGTPDRKYLWVLSREKQADPQVVSDLLDYAAAQGFSVQKVVSTKQ
- a CDS encoding ABC transporter substrate-binding protein, coding for MKSFLSIAATLTLALVAGVAQADRLDDIKKTGVLKVASFDSNPPFGFVDQKSRQITGLDVDFAQALADKLGVKLEVLPTNPANRVPLLTSNKVDLVLANFTITEERAKQVDFSIPYFASGQQFLAKKGVLSSPEQLSSLRIGVDKGTVNEIVLREKYPQAKLVAYDDTPFAFTALRNGNVQAITQDGPKLIGLLANVPDKENYEIPAFSISEDLIGIGIPKGEKALKSFVDETLLELEAQGKAQAIYDVWFGPQSKTPLERLYRIGQQQ
- a CDS encoding amino acid ABC transporter permease, which encodes MPSSDFWLAPHYVGWLLQGFWVTIQLSLVVSFAATVLGFLVCIARLSPFAWLAWPVRAYLSLFRNTPLLVQLFFWYFGASALMPPELVQWLNTQHVLQLVLFDVHWPSFEMLAAFVGLTIYTTAFVAEEFRSGVRAVRTGQWAAAASLGMSSMEVWRYVVMPQALRNTFPSLIGQYMNVIKNTSLTMAIGLAELSYASRQVETETFKTFQSFGIATLLYVLLVMLVEVGGQWLQRHRLQVRGGLQ
- a CDS encoding amino acid ABC transporter permease, producing the protein MNFDVIHDNLLYFLVGAYPHGPLGGAALTLLLSVLSASLSAVLGLVFGVALVLTRGVAHTALLLFLGFFRAIPVIMLIFWVYFLLPILFKVDVPGLFTVVCALSLIGGAYLAHSVFAGISSLPAGQWQAGKALGLKTAQIMKSIILPQALPVMLPSFINQWVALIKDTSLAYVIGVAELSFVATQVSNRVMVHPTEIFLFVGLMYYVICATLELIANRVARRYDKHLRLDGK
- a CDS encoding amino acid ABC transporter ATP-binding protein; the encoded protein is MIRIDSVSKWYGTFQVLKDCTAQVDRQEVVVVCGPSGSGKSTLLKTVNGLEPFQKGTIVVDGISVGDPATNLPDLRSRVGMVFQNFELFPHLNVLANLTLAQRKVLGRDRDEANERALLYLDRVGLKALADRYPASLSGGQQQRVAIARALCMDPVCMLFDEPTSALDPEMVNEVLDVMVSLAEEGMTMMCVTHEMGFARKVADRMVFMDQGQILEDVPTDVFFGDLEGRPQRVQTFLSKELRL
- a CDS encoding DUF6693 family protein, whose protein sequence is MSTTFNNYQLKSELGFMEVIGHVIIWVLLAIVTLGLALFVFPYYMQRFIISKTYAYNEQGQRVGRLICTIDLASIIGNILLWVLISIVTLGIGYLVFTYKISAHCMSHTKVVGINSL
- a CDS encoding sigma-54-dependent Fis family transcriptional regulator; this translates as MGATELTLPLSQDLIDAIRFDAREGKIWFGEQRMLLLHASGFGQLRKELIASLGSERAKYFLMRFGYHAGMKDAEVSQKVRPDLSLKETFLAGPQMHTIRGMVKVVPTALTFDRDAGQYYGEFDWFDSYEVSNHQKEHGQSSEPVCWSLLGYASGYTSFYMGKSIIYKETQCGAMGHSHCKIVGKPAEEWEDDDPEIDRFMLPDPVQDELFALRCELVKLREQEFKRSSANFTLPNSIGQSAAYQAACHLLEKAAQSKVSVLLLGETGVGKEAFARGLHAASDRADQPFIAVNCASIPPELIESELFGVEKGAYTGAHKSRLGRFERAQCGTIFLDEIVELSPRSQAALLRVLQEQELERVGDENIRHIDVRVVAATNEDLAEAVQKGTFRADLYYRLNVFPIHIPPLRERKEDIPLLTEYFLNKYSSMYKKHVLGVSDRSRELLMQYDWPGNIREFENMIERGVILTEHNHEIETHHLFPQQKSALQYLSSLNTQGFMAKEPCFTANQTQYLEHLLETPFNLDDLEEQIIQLTLKKTNGNISEAARRLGLTRPALAYRLKKVAMPA
- a CDS encoding phenol hydroxylase subunit gives rise to the protein MSDTSLPTLTKYVRVRSPANARFVEFDFAIGQPDLFVELVMPPAAFEQFCLHNNVQPMSEEQMRVNDENEEKWRFGYDTLVGNSRQAEAQ
- a CDS encoding aromatic/alkene monooxygenase hydroxylase subunit beta is translated as MTLEIKTASLQPVRQTFANVARRFGEKPATRYQEATYDAQATANFHYRPLWMPDKTLNDPTHTAIQMKDWYVFRDPRQFYYGAYVQNRARMQESAETNYGFFEKRELAQYLSEDVKAKVTRLLLPLRHIEQTANLNFMSGSAYGYGTTITQACLYAGMDSLGMAQYVSRIGLLIDGNSADSLSQAKEAWMQDKAWQGLRALCEKTLVQKDWFELLLVQSLLINTVVHQVVYQGLVADLAKEGGRDLDMLLEFMLECHKDLSNWSDSVFKIAVAESEENKQQLQNWLNQWMPQVQAAFMPYIQAAFADQADQVWAQVQETIAKRVTKAGLSLGGEA